A stretch of the bacterium genome encodes the following:
- a CDS encoding carboxypeptidase regulatory-like domain-containing protein, with product MKALHSTVILLVLASVSSAGVWHTEFVDTDSSVNSNTTIALDSGDRPRILYFDDDDDALKYASWDNYMWNIETIISGKLRYSNNSLALDQEGNPHIIFADDNSIIYAYLVDASWHFETIGSEYGMGADLSLALDSDDKPYASYYNYRLCDLKLIYWDGYQWRIETVDSEGDVGMELSLELDGYDRPHISYYDFDNKDLKYAYFNGSEWCIETVDAEGQVGPYSSIAIDSQDRPHISYRYSDGSTTDLKYARWDGVQWRIETADAEGDAGGYTS from the coding sequence ATGAAAGCGCTTCATTCAACGGTAATCCTCCTGGTCCTGGCGTCCGTCTCCTCGGCCGGTGTGTGGCACACGGAGTTTGTGGACACCGATAGCAGCGTCAATTCAAATACTACCATCGCTTTGGATAGCGGGGACAGGCCCCGTATTTTATACTTTGACGACGATGATGACGCTTTAAAATATGCTTCATGGGATAATTATATGTGGAATATTGAAACTATAATATCCGGTAAACTGCGCTATTCTAATAATTCACTTGCATTAGATCAGGAAGGCAACCCGCATATTATATTCGCCGATGATAACTCAATTATATACGCATACCTGGTGGATGCGAGCTGGCATTTTGAGACGATTGGTTCCGAATATGGCATGGGCGCGGATCTTTCCCTTGCCCTGGATTCGGATGATAAACCTTATGCATCTTATTATAACTACAGGTTGTGCGACCTGAAGCTTATATACTGGGACGGTTATCAATGGAGAATTGAAACAGTGGACTCCGAGGGGGACGTAGGCATGGAGCTTTCGCTCGAGCTCGACGGTTACGACCGTCCCCACATCTCTTATTACGATTTTGATAACAAAGACCTCAAATACGCATACTTCAACGGTTCCGAGTGGTGCATAGAAACCGTGGATGCGGAGGGTCAGGTAGGTCCTTATTCTTCTATCGCAATTGATTCCCAAGACAGGCCGCATATATCCTATAGATACTCTGACGGTTCGACCACGGACTTGAAGTACGCCCGTTGGGACGGCGTCCAGTGGAGGATTGAAACAGCCGACGCCGAAGGTGATGCGGGGGGGTATACCTCTA